From Methylocystis sp. ATCC 49242, one genomic window encodes:
- a CDS encoding efflux RND transporter permease subunit: MRFPHFFIERPIFAAVLSVLLTIAGAIAQRSLPVSEYPEIAPPTVNITATYPGASAEVIAQTVASPIEQEVNGVDDMLYIASQSTGDGLLSINVVFKTGVNIDLAQVLVQNRVAIATPRLPEEVQRFGVVVKKASPDLMMVVHLVSPDGSRSQQYISNYATLYVRDILARLEGVGDVRVFGARDYSMRVWLDPEKIAARGMTAGEVIAALRAANLQVAAGAINQPPAGSAGAFQLSVRTLGRLTDAAEFSDIVLRADADGQVRLRDVARVEIGAQDYTVNAYLNRDPATAMAIFQKPGSNALATAEAVKAAMIEARKQFPAGLDYSVVYNPTEFIQQSVDEVVRTLGEAIILVVFVVILFLQTWRAAVIPVIAIPVSLIGSFAIMKLVGLTFNTLSLFGLVLAIGIVVDDAIVVVENVERYLDHGMTPKEAAHKTMDEVGGALIAIALVLCAVFIPVAYITGLQGAFYKQFAITIATATLISAFVSLTLSPAMAAVLLKPRSEEKEATGRLAVVMRPIDVFFERFNRLFENLSSRYGEFTARMVRVGLASLVIYGALIGVAIELLRITPTGLVPSLDRGYLIAAFQLPPGASLERTDAVIREATEIILKRRGVADSVVFAGFDGATFTNAPNAGVIFVRLDSFEDRRKAGLTSEAIEADVRTALAPIKDAFVFVLAPPAVPGIGTGGGLKGYVQDRGGHSLAELEGATWALAGPLMHTPGVTQAFTLFNTHTPQIFADIDRTKAEMIGVPISRVFETMSIYLGSIFVNDFNILGRTYRVMAQADSPYRLTLSDIANLKTRSASGDMTPLGAIATFRDATGPFRVPRYNLYPAAELQLDLQHGVSSGQGIAMVEKIAAEKLPQGYGFEWTEIALQEKLAGNTAGLAFGLAVVFVFLLLAALYESVTLPLAVILIVPMCVLAAMTGVTMRGLDRNILVEIGLVVLIGLAAKNAILIVEFARQGEEEGKDRFTASIEAARTRLRPILMTSLAFVLGVLPLVVSHGAGAEMRQSLGVAVFSGMIGVTFFGLIFTPIFYALVRAIKLEPWRK; encoded by the coding sequence TGCTGTCGATAAACGTCGTGTTCAAAACCGGCGTCAACATCGACCTTGCGCAGGTGCTCGTGCAGAACCGCGTGGCCATTGCGACGCCGCGCCTGCCGGAAGAGGTGCAGCGGTTCGGCGTGGTGGTGAAGAAGGCGTCGCCCGACCTGATGATGGTCGTACATCTCGTTTCGCCCGACGGTTCGCGCAGCCAGCAGTATATTTCCAATTACGCCACGCTCTATGTGCGCGACATTCTCGCGCGCCTCGAAGGCGTCGGCGACGTTCGCGTCTTCGGCGCGCGCGATTACTCGATGCGCGTCTGGCTCGATCCCGAAAAAATCGCGGCGCGCGGGATGACGGCGGGAGAAGTGATCGCCGCTTTGCGCGCGGCCAATCTGCAGGTTGCGGCGGGCGCCATCAACCAGCCGCCGGCGGGGTCGGCTGGAGCCTTCCAGCTTTCGGTGCGCACGCTCGGGCGACTGACGGATGCGGCGGAGTTTTCCGACATCGTGCTGCGCGCCGACGCAGACGGCCAGGTGCGGCTGCGCGACGTCGCGCGCGTCGAGATCGGCGCGCAGGATTATACGGTCAACGCCTATCTGAACCGCGATCCCGCGACCGCCATGGCGATCTTTCAGAAGCCCGGCTCCAACGCGCTGGCGACCGCCGAGGCGGTCAAGGCGGCGATGATCGAGGCCAGGAAGCAGTTCCCGGCCGGGCTCGATTATTCGGTGGTCTACAATCCGACGGAATTCATCCAGCAGTCGGTCGACGAGGTTGTGCGCACGCTGGGCGAAGCGATCATCCTCGTGGTCTTCGTCGTCATACTGTTCCTTCAGACATGGCGCGCGGCGGTCATCCCGGTCATCGCCATTCCCGTCTCGCTGATCGGCAGTTTCGCGATCATGAAACTCGTCGGCCTGACCTTCAACACGCTCTCGCTCTTCGGATTGGTGCTCGCGATCGGCATCGTGGTGGACGACGCGATCGTCGTCGTCGAAAATGTCGAGCGCTATCTGGACCACGGCATGACGCCGAAGGAAGCCGCGCACAAGACGATGGACGAGGTCGGCGGCGCGTTGATCGCCATCGCGCTGGTGCTCTGCGCCGTGTTCATCCCCGTCGCCTACATCACCGGGCTGCAGGGCGCGTTCTACAAGCAGTTCGCCATCACCATCGCCACCGCGACGCTGATTTCCGCCTTCGTGTCGCTGACGCTTTCTCCGGCGATGGCCGCGGTCCTGCTGAAGCCGCGCAGCGAGGAAAAAGAGGCTACCGGTCGCCTCGCGGTCGTGATGCGCCCGATCGACGTGTTTTTCGAGCGTTTCAACCGCCTCTTCGAGAATCTCTCCAGCCGCTACGGCGAGTTCACGGCGCGGATGGTTCGCGTCGGCCTGGCCTCGCTCGTGATCTATGGCGCGTTGATTGGCGTCGCGATCGAGCTTCTGCGAATCACGCCGACGGGCCTCGTGCCGTCGCTCGATCGCGGCTATCTCATCGCGGCCTTTCAGCTGCCGCCCGGCGCGTCGCTGGAGCGCACGGACGCCGTGATCCGCGAGGCGACGGAAATCATCCTGAAGCGGCGGGGCGTCGCCGACAGCGTCGTCTTCGCAGGCTTCGACGGCGCGACCTTCACCAATGCGCCCAACGCCGGCGTGATTTTCGTGCGGCTCGACTCCTTCGAGGATCGGCGCAAGGCCGGCCTGACCTCGGAGGCGATCGAGGCGGATGTGCGCACGGCGCTTGCGCCGATCAAGGACGCCTTCGTCTTCGTGCTGGCCCCGCCTGCCGTGCCGGGGATCGGCACGGGCGGCGGACTCAAGGGCTATGTGCAGGACCGCGGCGGGCACAGTCTCGCGGAGCTGGAAGGCGCGACCTGGGCGCTCGCCGGACCGCTGATGCATACGCCCGGCGTCACACAGGCTTTCACGCTGTTCAACACGCATACGCCGCAGATTTTCGCCGACATCGACCGCACCAAGGCGGAAATGATCGGCGTGCCGATCTCGCGCGTCTTCGAGACCATGTCGATCTATCTCGGCTCGATCTTCGTCAATGACTTCAATATCCTTGGGCGCACCTATCGCGTGATGGCGCAGGCTGACAGCCCCTATCGGCTGACGCTGAGCGACATCGCCAATCTCAAGACGCGAAGCGCCTCGGGCGATATGACGCCGCTCGGCGCGATCGCGACCTTCCGCGACGCCACGGGGCCATTCCGCGTGCCGCGTTACAATCTCTATCCGGCGGCCGAGCTGCAGCTCGATCTTCAGCATGGCGTTTCTTCCGGCCAGGGCATCGCCATGGTGGAGAAGATCGCGGCTGAAAAATTGCCACAAGGTTACGGCTTCGAATGGACCGAGATCGCGTTGCAAGAGAAGCTCGCCGGCAACACGGCGGGCCTCGCTTTCGGCCTCGCCGTCGTTTTCGTCTTTCTGCTTCTCGCCGCGCTCTATGAAAGCGTGACGCTTCCGCTTGCGGTCATCCTCATCGTGCCGATGTGCGTTCTGGCGGCGATGACCGGCGTAACGATGCGTGGACTCGACCGCAACATTCTCGTCGAGATCGGCCTCGTCGTGCTCATTGGCCTCGCGGCGAAAAACGCCATTCTCATCGTCGAATTCGCGAGGCAGGGAGAGGAGGAAGGCAAGGACAGATTCACGGCCTCGATCGAGGCCGCGCGCACGCGCCTGCGCCCGATCCTGATGACGTCCCTCGCCTTCGTTCTCGGCGTTCTGCCGCTCGTCGTCTCGCATGGCGCTGGCGCGGAAATGCGCCAGTCGCTCGGCGTCGCCGTGTTCAGCGGCATGATCGGCGTCACCTTCTTCGGCCTGATCTTCACGCCGATCTTTTACGCGCTCGTTCGCGCGATCAAGCTTGAGCCGTGGCGGAAATAG
- a CDS encoding DUF2513 domain-containing protein gives MSRDVDVLRRLLLELEKEQRSPPEPIFVPLDDFARTLDKSTDEVGEALDLLLGLEFIDGPGAYKDAWLFRKLTRRGVQLLDAIRDTDEWSKVKDAYNVFLEP, from the coding sequence ATGAGCCGCGATGTGGATGTTTTGAGGCGGCTCCTTCTTGAACTTGAGAAAGAGCAGCGCTCGCCGCCCGAGCCGATCTTCGTGCCGCTCGACGATTTCGCACGTACGCTGGACAAATCCACCGATGAGGTCGGGGAAGCGCTCGATCTGCTTCTGGGTCTCGAGTTCATCGACGGACCCGGCGCCTACAAGGACGCCTGGCTCTTCCGCAAACTGACGCGTCGGGGCGTCCAGCTTCTCGACGCGATCCGGGACACGGACGAGTGGTCGAAGGTGAAGGACGCCTACAACGTCTTCCTGGAGCCCTGA
- a CDS encoding class I SAM-dependent methyltransferase, whose amino-acid sequence MNNPFRATPLQESPTDDTFDEACYLAANPDVAEAVKLGRVRSGWAHFKKFGRVEGRRQKVSDEERATAENFDEKRYLAANRDARRALEEGKFASGRAHFENLGRLQGRRQKRESDLPAIREKKLAALRPLLIDPQTPLDSGGKFCFLDDATRLREDLTDCIPVSENGYDDETIELIRRHKDGLILDVGAGYRPVYYSNVVNFEVMDYPTTDVIGVADRLPFKDSSFDGVISIAVLEHVKDPFKCAREIARVLKPGAWLKCCVPFLQPLHGYPHHYFNMTHEGLRTLFESLLTIERQEVTPATHPIWAVAWQLRSWSEGLSPALRKEFMRLRVSDLVAFPGPMLEKPWARDLPMEKQFELAAATILHARKPMAGAVVSTSENPPAAALEPRGPR is encoded by the coding sequence ATGAACAATCCCTTCCGGGCGACGCCTTTGCAGGAGTCGCCGACCGACGACACCTTCGACGAAGCCTGCTACCTTGCCGCCAATCCAGACGTGGCCGAGGCGGTGAAGCTCGGGAGAGTCCGGTCCGGCTGGGCGCATTTCAAGAAATTCGGGCGCGTCGAGGGCCGGCGGCAGAAAGTCTCCGACGAAGAGAGGGCGACCGCCGAAAATTTCGACGAGAAACGCTATCTCGCCGCCAATCGCGACGCGCGCCGGGCGCTGGAGGAGGGGAAATTCGCCTCCGGCCGCGCGCATTTCGAAAATCTGGGGAGGCTGCAGGGCCGGCGCCAGAAACGCGAAAGCGATCTGCCCGCGATTCGCGAAAAAAAACTCGCCGCTTTGCGGCCGCTGCTCATCGATCCGCAAACGCCGCTCGATTCGGGCGGAAAATTCTGCTTCCTGGATGACGCGACCCGTCTGCGGGAGGATCTGACCGACTGCATTCCGGTCAGCGAAAACGGCTATGACGACGAAACCATCGAGTTGATCAGGCGCCATAAGGACGGTCTGATTCTCGACGTCGGCGCCGGCTACCGGCCCGTCTACTACAGCAATGTCGTCAATTTCGAGGTCATGGACTATCCGACGACCGACGTGATCGGCGTCGCCGATCGACTGCCCTTCAAGGACTCTTCCTTTGACGGCGTCATTTCGATTGCGGTCCTTGAACACGTCAAGGACCCGTTCAAATGCGCGCGGGAAATCGCACGCGTTCTGAAGCCGGGGGCCTGGCTGAAATGCTGCGTGCCATTTTTGCAGCCTCTCCATGGCTACCCGCACCATTATTTCAACATGACCCATGAGGGATTGCGCACGCTGTTCGAATCTCTCCTGACGATCGAGCGTCAGGAGGTGACGCCGGCCACACATCCGATCTGGGCCGTCGCCTGGCAGCTGCGGTCATGGTCGGAAGGTCTTTCGCCTGCCCTGCGCAAGGAATTCATGCGTCTTCGCGTGTCGGACCTCGTCGCCTTTCCGGGGCCCATGCTGGAGAAACCCTGGGCGCGCGATTTGCCGATGGAAAAACAGTTCGAACTCGCTGCGGCGACAATTCTTCACGCGCGCAAGCCCATGGCGGGCGCGGTCGTGTCGACGTCGGAAAATCCGCCAGCGGCGGCGCTGGAGCCTCGCGGCCCGCGATGA
- a CDS encoding GSCFA domain-containing protein — translation MKTTPYSRLPPQAYWRRAVTDVAANEIDPIIEPPFRFGPREKIATAGSCFAQHIGRHLRSGGCNYLITETPHAFVTPKAAIELNYEIYTARYGNIYTSRQLLQLFDRAYGRFTPQENYWREGAGVVIDPFRPQIQPGGFNSIRELDMDRERHFAAVREAFETLDVFVFTLGLTEAWQSRTDGAVFPLCPGVAGGDYAPAAHEFINLGVDEVVADMTAFLDRLQSVNPRARVILTVSPVPLAATAEPRHVMVSTVYSKSALRVACDILARNTKRVAYFPSYEIIAGGFSGADYFAADRRSVTPEGVAHVMRVFDRHFIKRSVAEEALRRTVRAFSPGRAAPEVDPVTAAMKVMCDEEALELASIAAIASPEETEAANESPAATEPPPDEA, via the coding sequence ATGAAAACGACCCCCTACTCACGGCTGCCGCCTCAAGCCTATTGGCGTCGCGCCGTCACAGACGTCGCCGCCAATGAAATCGACCCTATAATCGAGCCGCCGTTTCGTTTCGGCCCGAGAGAAAAAATCGCCACTGCTGGAAGCTGCTTCGCGCAACATATCGGCCGCCACCTCAGAAGCGGCGGCTGCAACTATCTGATAACCGAAACGCCACATGCCTTTGTCACGCCAAAGGCGGCAATTGAGCTCAACTATGAGATCTACACGGCGCGCTACGGCAACATCTACACGAGCCGCCAGTTGTTGCAGCTTTTCGACCGCGCCTATGGCCGATTCACGCCACAGGAAAACTATTGGCGCGAGGGCGCCGGCGTGGTTATCGATCCCTTCAGGCCACAGATCCAGCCCGGGGGATTCAACTCGATCCGCGAACTGGACATGGATCGCGAGCGGCATTTCGCGGCGGTGCGCGAAGCTTTCGAGACGCTCGACGTTTTCGTGTTCACCCTTGGCCTGACCGAGGCCTGGCAGTCGCGCACGGACGGGGCGGTGTTCCCCCTTTGCCCCGGCGTCGCCGGCGGCGATTATGCGCCCGCCGCGCATGAATTCATCAATCTCGGCGTCGACGAGGTCGTGGCCGACATGACGGCGTTTCTCGATCGTCTGCAGAGCGTCAACCCTCGCGCGCGGGTCATTCTCACCGTCTCGCCCGTGCCGCTGGCGGCGACCGCCGAGCCGCGGCATGTGATGGTTTCGACCGTCTATTCCAAATCTGCGCTGCGCGTCGCATGCGACATTCTTGCCCGAAACACAAAGCGGGTAGCCTATTTCCCTTCCTACGAAATTATCGCGGGAGGCTTCTCGGGAGCCGACTATTTCGCGGCTGACAGGCGCAGCGTCACGCCGGAGGGCGTCGCGCATGTGATGCGCGTTTTCGATCGGCATTTCATCAAGCGCAGCGTCGCGGAAGAAGCCTTGCGACGAACTGTGCGCGCCTTTTCTCCCGGCCGCGCTGCGCCGGAGGTCGATCCTGTAACGGCTGCAATGAAGGTGATGTGCGACGAGGAGGCGCTGGAGCTCGCCTCGATCGCCGCTATTGCTTCCCCGGAAGAAACGGAAGCGGCGAACGAGTCGCCCGCTGCGACGGAGCCCCCACCCGACGAAGCGTAA
- a CDS encoding ABC transporter permease, giving the protein MSFAADRSSQSALTQLAAKLAHFRHLVSAVLLQDMRSRFGASYLGYLIAIAWPLTHMGFITAAYFLRTQVAPVGDSPTMFVATGVVPYILCFYPARTMALAIAQNRQLLNIPVLKPFHILLTRCVLEILNAMVVLALFLFVLYMFDVDIMPNDLVEAAKAIGAAVFLGIGLGFLNVILTAIFGSFFMTFFVLVMIGLYLMSGVFIPTWMMPEQMREYAIYNPLLNVVEWLRSAYYTSYDAELINKPLVLYVAGICLALGLVGERYVRGRFFR; this is encoded by the coding sequence ATGAGTTTTGCCGCCGATCGCTCGTCGCAGTCCGCGCTCACCCAGCTCGCAGCGAAACTCGCTCATTTCCGGCACCTGGTCAGCGCCGTTCTTCTGCAGGACATGCGCAGCCGATTTGGAGCAAGCTATCTCGGCTATCTGATAGCCATCGCCTGGCCGCTCACGCATATGGGCTTCATTACGGCCGCCTATTTTCTCAGGACGCAAGTCGCGCCGGTCGGCGACAGCCCGACTATGTTCGTCGCAACGGGCGTCGTCCCCTATATCCTCTGCTTCTATCCCGCGCGAACCATGGCGCTGGCGATTGCGCAGAATCGGCAACTGCTCAATATTCCCGTGCTGAAGCCGTTTCATATCCTCCTGACGAGATGCGTCCTGGAAATTCTGAACGCGATGGTCGTCCTCGCGCTGTTTCTGTTCGTACTTTACATGTTCGACGTCGACATCATGCCCAATGATCTCGTCGAGGCCGCCAAAGCGATCGGCGCGGCGGTATTCCTCGGCATCGGGCTCGGATTTCTCAACGTGATCCTGACCGCGATTTTCGGGTCTTTTTTCATGACCTTCTTTGTATTGGTGATGATTGGCCTCTATCTCATGTCCGGCGTCTTTATTCCTACATGGATGATGCCGGAGCAGATGAGGGAATATGCGATCTACAATCCCCTCCTGAATGTGGTCGAATGGCTGCGGTCAGCTTATTACACCAGCTATGACGCGGAGCTGATTAACAAGCCTCTCGTTCTTTACGTGGCCGGGATATGTCTTGCGCTGGGGCTGGTTGGCGAGCGCTACGTGAGGGGCAGGTTCTTTCGCTGA
- the cysN gene encoding sulfate adenylyltransferase subunit CysN, producing MSDAIQMERLAGSGAMPARPTLRFLTCGSVDDGKSTLVGRLLYERQLIFDDQLAALEKDSKKHGTVGEDIDFALLVDGLEAEREQGITIDVAYRYFSTPARSFIVADSPGHEQYTRNMATGASNADLAILLVDARKGLLTQTRRHATIVSLLGVRHVVLAVNKMDLVGYDPVVFNKIVADFEQVAAALNYQSIAAIPMSARFGDNVISPSTNMPWYAGDCLLAYLETVDVESALGDQPMRMPVQWVNRPHLDFRGFAGSLASGRLNVGDEIVVAASGRSTRVARIVTMDGDRTSAEAPDSITVTFADEIDASRGDVLCHKQHRPDVVDQFAAHLIWMSDDKLLPGRSYLMKINGRTIASTVTEIKHKLDVDTGAKIAAKTLALNEIGFCNIASAASVAIDPYEANRTTGAFILIDRFTNATAAAGIVAFPLRRATNVHLQEQSVSKAVRSRVKHQKPTILWFTGLSGAGKSTVANLVETKLVERHAHTIMLDGDNIRHGLNKDLGFTDADRVENIRRIGEVAKLMVDAGLIVLCAFISPFKAERRMVRSLVEDGEFIEIFLDTPLEVCIARDPKGLYKRALAGEIKNFTGVDQVYERPEEPELHVNFTSQTPSDIADHIVRELVGRGIVHD from the coding sequence ATGAGCGACGCGATTCAAATGGAGCGGCTCGCGGGGAGCGGCGCGATGCCTGCGCGACCGACCCTGCGCTTTCTCACCTGCGGCTCCGTCGACGATGGCAAATCCACGCTGGTCGGTCGTCTGCTTTACGAGCGTCAGCTCATTTTCGACGATCAGCTGGCCGCGCTGGAAAAGGATTCCAAAAAGCACGGCACGGTCGGCGAGGATATTGACTTCGCGCTGCTCGTCGATGGTCTCGAGGCGGAGCGTGAGCAGGGAATCACGATCGACGTCGCCTACCGCTATTTTTCCACGCCGGCCCGTTCCTTCATCGTGGCGGATTCGCCCGGTCACGAGCAATATACTCGCAATATGGCGACCGGCGCCTCGAACGCCGATCTGGCCATTCTTCTCGTCGACGCGCGGAAAGGCTTGCTCACCCAGACGCGGCGTCACGCGACCATCGTGTCGCTGCTGGGCGTTCGCCATGTCGTGCTCGCGGTCAACAAGATGGATCTCGTCGGCTATGATCCGGTCGTCTTCAACAAGATTGTCGCCGATTTCGAACAGGTCGCGGCTGCGCTGAATTATCAGTCGATCGCCGCGATCCCGATGTCGGCGCGCTTCGGCGACAATGTCATTTCGCCGTCCACCAACATGCCATGGTACGCGGGCGACTGCCTGCTCGCCTACCTCGAGACGGTCGATGTCGAAAGCGCGCTCGGCGATCAGCCGATGCGCATGCCGGTTCAGTGGGTCAATCGCCCCCATCTCGATTTTCGCGGTTTCGCCGGATCGCTTGCATCGGGACGATTGAACGTCGGCGATGAAATCGTCGTCGCCGCCTCCGGCCGTTCGACGCGCGTTGCGCGAATCGTCACAATGGACGGCGACCGGACTTCGGCCGAGGCGCCCGACTCCATTACCGTAACCTTCGCCGATGAGATCGACGCCTCGCGCGGCGACGTGCTGTGCCACAAGCAGCATCGTCCCGACGTCGTGGATCAGTTCGCCGCCCATCTCATCTGGATGAGCGACGATAAACTGCTGCCCGGCCGCTCATATTTGATGAAGATCAACGGCCGCACGATCGCCTCGACCGTCACCGAGATCAAGCACAAGCTCGACGTCGACACCGGCGCCAAGATCGCAGCGAAGACGCTGGCGCTGAATGAAATCGGCTTCTGCAATATCGCCTCGGCCGCGTCCGTCGCCATCGATCCCTACGAGGCCAATCGGACGACGGGCGCCTTCATTCTCATCGACCGGTTCACCAACGCCACGGCCGCGGCGGGCATCGTCGCCTTTCCGCTGCGGCGCGCGACCAATGTCCATCTGCAGGAGCAGTCGGTCTCGAAAGCCGTCCGTTCCAGGGTCAAGCACCAGAAGCCCACGATTTTGTGGTTCACCGGGCTGTCCGGCGCCGGCAAGTCGACCGTCGCCAATCTCGTCGAGACGAAACTCGTCGAGCGACACGCGCATACGATCATGCTGGACGGCGACAATATCCGGCATGGCCTGAACAAGGATCTGGGTTTCACCGACGCTGACCGCGTCGAGAACATCCGTCGCATCGGCGAGGTTGCAAAGCTGATGGTCGACGCCGGGCTGATCGTGCTTTGCGCCTTCATCTCGCCATTCAAGGCGGAGCGCCGCATGGTGCGGTCGCTGGTCGAGGACGGGGAATTTATCGAAATCTTTCTCGACACGCCGCTAGAAGTCTGCATCGCGCGCGATCCCAAGGGTTTGTATAAACGGGCGCTCGCCGGGGAGATCAAGAACTTCACTGGCGTCGACCAGGTCTATGAACGCCCCGAGGAACCGGAACTGCATGTGAATTTCACGAGCCAGACGCCGAGCGACATTGCGGATCACATCGTCCGAGAGCTCGTCGGCAGGGGGATTGTACACGATTGA
- the cysD gene encoding sulfate adenylyltransferase subunit CysD, which produces MSLPPHLRRLESEAIYILREVVAEFKNPVMLYSIGKDSSVMLHLALKAFYPAKPPFPLLHIDTTWKFREMIAFRDETAARVGMDLIVHTNREGAERGVSPITHGSSAYTQVMKTEALRQALDRYRFDAAFGGARRDEEKSRAKERIFSHRTSAHAWDPKKQRPELWRVFNTRIGPDESVRVFPLSNWTELDVWDYIALENIPVVPLYLAKDRPIVQRDGALIMVDDERLPLGENETAVLRRVRFRTLGCYPLTGAIESDADSLEAIIAEMRLSTTSERQGRLIDFDEAASMEKKKREGYF; this is translated from the coding sequence ATGTCCCTGCCACCGCATTTGCGTCGTCTCGAGTCTGAAGCCATCTACATCCTTCGGGAGGTCGTCGCGGAATTCAAGAACCCGGTCATGCTCTATTCGATCGGGAAAGATTCGAGCGTGATGCTACATCTCGCTCTCAAGGCCTTCTATCCCGCCAAGCCGCCATTCCCGCTGCTCCATATCGATACGACATGGAAATTTCGCGAGATGATCGCCTTTCGCGACGAGACGGCGGCGCGCGTCGGCATGGATCTCATCGTCCATACGAATCGCGAAGGCGCCGAGCGCGGCGTCTCTCCGATCACGCATGGCTCGTCCGCCTACACCCAGGTCATGAAGACCGAGGCGCTGCGTCAGGCGCTCGACAGATACAGGTTCGACGCTGCGTTCGGCGGCGCGCGTCGCGACGAGGAAAAGAGCCGCGCCAAGGAAAGAATTTTCTCACACCGCACGTCCGCCCACGCATGGGATCCCAAAAAACAGCGGCCGGAATTGTGGCGGGTGTTCAACACACGCATCGGGCCGGACGAATCGGTGCGCGTCTTTCCACTCTCCAACTGGACCGAGCTGGACGTGTGGGACTATATCGCGCTGGAGAACATCCCCGTCGTGCCGCTTTATCTCGCCAAGGATCGTCCCATCGTTCAGCGTGACGGCGCCCTGATCATGGTGGACGACGAGCGGTTGCCGCTCGGCGAGAATGAGACCGCCGTGCTTCGCCGCGTCCGCTTTCGCACGCTCGGCTGCTATCCGCTGACCGGCGCCATCGAATCCGACGCCGACTCACTCGAGGCGATCATCGCCGAAATGCGTCTTTCCACCACATCCGAACGACAAGGCCGCCTGATCGATTTCGACGAGGCTGCGTCGATGGAAAAGAAGAAGCGCGAGGGCTATTTCTGA
- a CDS encoding methyltransferase domain-containing protein produces MHASSLENMQLCFRRFIQGGPLETGCKTTVLDLGAANVNGSYRTIFPHPHFNYTGVDLAAADGVDLVLDDPYVLPFADESFDIVVSGQALEHAEFFWLIFAEMGRVLKPGGFIFLIAPSAGPIHRYPVDCYRFYPDAYHALAKYAKLHLVDLWRDERGPWQDLVGVFQRQETPLATFPWPVARARSRGPAGAPYFRGSPDEEIVQGKRGYLEVLADLHRGLAPGFYIEIGVRHGDSLVLAECPAVGVDPEPQLKRPISATTDVVALTSDDFFAGPHKGWLSDSFDLAFVDGMHLFEFALRDFMNLERAATPASLIVFDDIFPNHPAQAERVRRTGAWTGDVWKVHQILKAHRPDLVLLPIDSSPAGSLIVCGLNPTNRVLWDKYNPIVAAYAASDREPPAEVIARANAHPGDEATLAAICGVLRNARARGHSGTHIVQSLRSVIRS; encoded by the coding sequence GTGCACGCAAGTTCGCTCGAAAATATGCAACTCTGCTTTCGGCGCTTCATTCAGGGAGGGCCGCTCGAGACCGGCTGCAAGACGACGGTGCTCGATCTGGGCGCCGCAAATGTAAATGGCTCCTACCGGACGATTTTTCCGCACCCTCATTTCAACTACACGGGCGTCGATCTGGCGGCGGCGGATGGCGTCGACCTTGTGCTGGACGACCCATACGTCCTGCCTTTTGCGGACGAATCATTCGATATCGTGGTGTCCGGACAGGCGCTCGAACATGCCGAATTCTTCTGGCTGATCTTCGCCGAAATGGGGCGCGTGCTGAAACCGGGAGGCTTCATTTTTCTCATTGCGCCGTCGGCGGGACCAATCCACCGCTACCCCGTCGACTGCTATCGTTTTTATCCGGACGCCTATCACGCGCTCGCCAAATACGCGAAACTTCATCTCGTAGACTTATGGCGAGACGAACGCGGCCCATGGCAGGATCTGGTCGGGGTTTTTCAGCGACAGGAGACGCCTCTCGCGACGTTTCCGTGGCCAGTGGCGCGCGCGCGCTCGAGGGGCCCCGCCGGAGCGCCCTATTTCCGTGGCTCCCCCGACGAGGAGATCGTTCAGGGAAAACGTGGCTACCTCGAAGTGCTCGCCGATTTGCATCGGGGCCTCGCTCCCGGTTTTTACATTGAAATCGGCGTTCGTCACGGCGACAGCCTTGTCCTCGCCGAGTGTCCCGCGGTCGGCGTCGACCCCGAGCCTCAATTGAAACGGCCCATTTCCGCGACGACGGACGTCGTCGCGCTCACGAGCGACGATTTTTTTGCCGGTCCCCACAAGGGATGGTTGAGCGATTCCTTCGATCTGGCCTTCGTCGACGGAATGCATCTTTTCGAATTCGCCCTGCGCGACTTCATGAACCTCGAGCGTGCGGCGACGCCGGCGAGTCTCATTGTTTTCGACGATATCTTTCCGAATCACCCCGCCCAGGCCGAGCGCGTGCGGAGAACGGGCGCCTGGACCGGAGACGTCTGGAAGGTTCATCAAATCCTCAAGGCGCATCGACCGGATCTGGTTCTGCTTCCGATCGATTCGTCGCCGGCCGGGTCGCTGATCGTGTGCGGCCTGAACCCGACCAACAGGGTTCTCTGGGACAAATACAATCCTATCGTCGCCGCCTATGCCGCAAGTGACAGGGAGCCCCCCGCGGAGGTCATTGCCCGCGCGAACGCCCATCCCGGCGATGAAGCAACGCTGGCGGCGATCTGCGGCGTCCTGCGTAATGCGCGGGCGCGAGGACATTCCGGGACGCATATCGTCCAGTCCTTGCGCAGCGTCATCCGCTCGTAA